Sequence from the Pseudosulfitobacter pseudonitzschiae genome:
GCGAACGGGTAAAAAACAGCTCACTCAGAGGCCCGAATTTGCCGTGACGGATGCGCCCGATCAGCAAGTTATCAAGCAATGACGCATGTTCGAACAGTTCGATATTCTGGAACGTCCGCGCAATGCCGTGGTTGATTACCTCATGGGATTTCGCTTTTCGCAGGCTTTTGCCGTTGAACCGGATGTCGCCTTGCGACGGATCGTAAATCCGGCAGATGAGGTTGAACACCGTGCTTTTGCCCGCGCCATTGGGGCCAATGATGGTGAACACCGACCCCGGTTCAACTGAAAAGCTCAAGCCATCCACCGCTTTCAAACCACCAAAGGAAAGCGATACGTTATCTATCTCCAACCCGTTCATCTTAAACGCTCCGTTTTGAGGAATGTCTTCTGACGCTGGAAACTGCGCTTCTTGTACATCGGGAACACGTTGAAATAGTGATGGATCTTGGTCCAGCGTCCATAAAGTCCGTCAGGTTCGAACAGGATGAACCCCAGCAGGATCAGACCGAATGCAAGACTATCGAAACCGCCGGACGTGGCGACTGCACTGGGCAGCACGATCTTGACCCAGCTCAACACGGTTGGCAGCAGCACGATAAAGAACGCCCCAAAAACCGCGCCGTGGATGGTTCCGATCCCGCCGACGACGATCATCAACAGCAGACGGATGGATTCCCCCATTCCGAAGGTTTCCGGCGTGATGTAGAAGAAGGCGTGCGCCAGCAGCCCGCCCGCGAGGCCCGCAAAAACTGCCGAGATGAAGAACGCATATGCCTTGAAGAAGGCCACATTGGTTCCCAACGCCCGCGCCGACACTTCGGAGTCGCGGATCGCAATCATGGCGCGACCCGACCTTGTGCGTGTCAGGTTGCGAACGATCAGGATACAACCCACGAAGATGACAAAATTCAGCAGATAAACTTTCCAGCTTTCGTCGATGGCCAGCCCGAGAATATTGATTTCCGGCACCGAAAGGCCACGAT
This genomic interval carries:
- a CDS encoding branched-chain amino acid ABC transporter permease; translation: MRVIFRKSYVQDIQLFRDRGQAFWYLLFAAIALAAPLFLDGYFLDELSFVFIYAIAGLGLMVLTGFSGQVSFGQAAFVAIGAYTHTILLTRYSVPWLLSLPIAALVAGLVGLAVGRICGKMHGLYLAIATLSIAIVTERLIGGAGDFTGGHRGLSVPEINILGLAIDESWKVYLLNFVIFVGCILIVRNLTRTRSGRAMIAIRDSEVSARALGTNVAFFKAYAFFISAVFAGLAGGLLAHAFFYITPETFGMGESIRLLLMIVVGGIGTIHGAVFGAFFIVLLPTVLSWVKIVLPSAVATSGGFDSLAFGLILLGFILFEPDGLYGRWTKIHHYFNVFPMYKKRSFQRQKTFLKTERLR